The following proteins come from a genomic window of Ostrinia nubilalis chromosome 29, ilOstNubi1.1, whole genome shotgun sequence:
- the LOC135085755 gene encoding uncharacterized protein LOC135085755, which produces MVNLLIKVGGAQVDGRDRCRRTALHAAAWRGRASVLRALLQHGADPAAVCTQGATPLGIAAQEGHEECVLWLLQHGADPMQADHCGNLDNIYINLNLV; this is translated from the exons ATGGTGAATCTACTCATCAAAGTTG GTGGCGCTCAAGTAGACGGCCGAGACAGGTGCCGTCGGACGGCGCTCCACGCCGCCGCCTGGCGAGGCCGGGCCTCTGTGCTGCGAGCGTTGCTACAGCACGGCGCCGACCCCGCCGCCGTCTGCACGCAGGGAGCCACGCCGCTAG GTATAGCAGCGCAAGAAGGCCACGAGGAGTGTGTGTTATGGTTGCTACAACACGGCGCTGACCCTATGCAAGCTGACCATTGCGGTAACTTggataatatttatattaatctCAACCTAGTGTAG